CCAGCCACGAAGAGTTGGATGATGATGAGCAGGCACACTCCGGCGCCAATCTCGCTGGGCTCTCCGTACATGCCAGTCATCACATACACAATGGCTTGACCCACTGTGATCACCATGCCAAACACTGGAATACAAAAGCGAAATGAGTCCTATGTAATCCTAAATAAAAGTTTAGATACATAgttctatttttttacagttgtaatttttttttatattgtacatttagtgttgaatttttcaaataaaaatctttcttgtttttattattacaatggTATAAAGTTAAAAGAAGAAGGTAGAAGTATTAAATCTTTAGGTATCATTTTATTCACATTGCAACTATAGGCATGGCAGAAAATTTCATGGTTCAATTTGCAACTTGGAAAAggtatagtaaaaaatataaattattttgcttcatttacagaataaatcattcaatatttttgctcacaatttcTATGTTCAGTATAAAATTGTCAGggtaaaaacaataataattgctTCAATATAACAATTTTTAACCTATTCAGACACCGCATacaacattttgaacataatgtctaatcaaaaacatttgattgccattaagtttaaaattcatacattttaaacatttgACGCGGGGTCTCAGAAGGTTAAATATTCGATAGTTACAGCTGACTGACGAATTATTTCTTGTTTGTTTCAGTCATACTTGAGATTTAAGTTGTTTATATCTTTTGTAAAATTATAAGCTGGCAGAGTGCCTAAGGTGAGAGAACCAGGCATTTTGCCAGAAATATTCTTTAGTACTTATCTGTAACATGCAAATAATTTCAGTAACTACTTAAAAGGAACTCTATGGTTTAGAGAAAGTTGTTCAATGGTATATTGACCTTGGCATTTAGCAAGTGAAGGCCATTTTGCCATATGCTATTTAGTGTTTGGATAGTTCTTTGTTACACCTAAGgctttgggcttaaaaccactaaatttcataataccttattcactaatacccctcattttcaaattaccatgggctcataatacctaaaatgtcaaattgtctcttgtattaaaatgaacgaaattcattatgactttgacttaaaatgtcatattctctaaatacctaaagattgaaatgcacaattcaTTCAAATACCAAATGacagaaattacaaaatattaaaacaactcaaaccaaaaacacaaaaggcaaaatgcctaattttttttcacgggtggtttttgagaaatttgatgttgaatattgacttttagtataGTTTTTGTTCAACATacaaattaaggtattttaacttttcgTTGTTTTAAGCATATGTTGTGTTGCCGTGAAAGTGATTTTGATGTATTAGTATTTAAGGTATTATGAGACTAAGGTATTATACTGACTGGGAAATAACGAGGCCAGAGaaccagtttattttttatttattatcattactattattatattttttctgacAGGACATGCATTTCAATGAAAATCTGTctttctgtaaatatttttaaggagtTAAAATTAAGgaaatttgtcaaaatcactgaatttttattggaaaaataatttgattcaATCATGCCTCATGCCTCATCAGGTGTCTCATGTATTAGCAATCagtacctttaaatgagcaGTTTTTGTATAATTCATTATGAGGATCTTTGAAATGGCTCCAACAATTTTGATTACATTTTCTATGTGGGGTGGTTTTTAAGGACAAACAATTGACTTGTTAGACTATTGAGAAAATTActgaacacaataaaaaaaaatcgaaactaGCCAAATCATTCTTGGCTTATAATAGTGAGTATTATGACAAGCAATTGGTtcagcttggtcttatctctaggaaaatGAGTGTTTCCGAGTGTTAACCCAGTCACTtaagtactaataattataatacttacaTTTCTGTGCACCGTTGAACAATGCCCTGTCCTTGGGAGTGTCACCAACTTCAATGATCTTTGCGCCGGCTAGCAGCTGCATGATAAGACCAGACGTGACGATTGGGGAGATGCCGAGTTCCATGAGGGTTCCTCTGTTCGAAGCCAGGATCACACGGATCCAGTAGAACGGATCCGCACTGTCTGACGACATTATGCCGAAGAGGGGGATCTAGAAAGGGGTTGAGAAGTGTTCAAATGTGTAGGTTTTgaattacattttgtttttaatattataaaaaaaaaatttttttcccaGATGTCTTTATGTTGCTTAAACCAATAGTGGGATCTTAAGGTACATTAAACAAGACAAAGAAGTTCtaatatgaaaaataacaattatattTGCTTGTTTTAAACTTGTATGATTAAATATTGAAGTTTTGTATTGGTGTAATTTCatgtttattcataaaattttgaTGAATCAAAAATGCGAACATGGGCTCAATatgaaagtaaattaaatatatctaatTACTATGTACATTTCAATCATAGCCTAGATTATAATATCTTGGATACACAATCattcaatttgaaatttaagtTTCAAAATAATAGTCAGTTCTTATTAAAAAgttgtatatatttaataatcatTAGAACTAGTTATTGATAGTATCATTtactttgataaaaaaaaggttaggtctTATCTATTGACAATCTAGACCAGCAtatggtttattaaaaaaaaatatgccttaCCTGACAGCATactaagaaaataaatagtgtgatcgCTGTCCATAGTACTTTCTCTCGGAATTGGATCTGAAACAACGAAATATCCATTTAGAAATAACCTCAGTCATCCCACAAGTATGTGTAACATTTTACAGTTACCTTTTTTAGACCGAAAGGTACGCCACGGATGCGTAACTTTCACTTAATTTTCTAACGATTTATCAAACCTTTAACTCTCCTTCAACGTTTaagaactaaattaaataagaaataacacacaaataaaagaaaatatcgagataaaaCCACTAAGACTTACCTTTCTCTCAGGTTTTGCGATCTCCGGCAATATACTGCAAAACGGCTTTATGACTTCCAGGAATTTGACTGAAAACGAGAAAAAACACAATATGTTACACATTTAACACATAACTTGCAGTTTGAATCCACATTTACATCCAAAATGAAGTTAATACGTGTCGGTAGTTCTAAATATGATCACTGCTTTAGATAATGTAAAATGAACGATACTCACTTCCCATTTTGATTTATTGAGATTTAACTATCCTAACTATTATTTTCACTGATAAATTGGACTAAAACCATTCAACTTTTGTTCATTAGTAACACTCCAACAGGACTTTCGCAAAAATGAGCGTGCGCAACGCCGCCAGCGAACCGTCTACAAATGACACGTCCACAACGTCACGTCACGTGACCTGTGATGTTGGCGTGCGTAATGTTGCCTGAATaatgaataaacaaaataaatcgaGGTGCTCCAAATGGCTCTAAGCATGCTCTAAGCCACTTTCCACCTGTTTTAGTGTGCTAAAATGTGCAGGATGACCACAAGTCCATCAACCAAACCAATCAAGGTGCTTTTTGTCTGCACAGCTTTACTAGTGTAAGATTTTAGAAAATGGCTGTGGTTCCATAATGTCGGTTTTAAGCTTGTCTCGAATAGCTTGACCTGATTTCAGTCTGTTCTAGCTAAACATAAAACTACCAGCTATGGCATATAGTTTACGCATTAGTAATGGTTTTTAATGTACCTCAAACAAACAAGATCAGacattttgacagctgtcagatTTGCTTGCTGTCATGTCACTGTCACTTTGCAATAACACCGGAGCTGGATTGCTTGGATTTTGCCATGtgcttttatttgtaaataattgtattttagcCTATTCTCTGGTGATATAGACAGTAAAATGCAGCAAGCGCATCGTGCAGGAACTCTAAAGCAGAGCAACAAGTCACATAAGTCTCGTCATCGATCCAAGCGAGGAATATCCGCTGCAGTTAAAggttagattttatttattttcatttatcaaCCCTCACTAACAATTACAATGtacgtttttttaaaatcttatattttaattagGCTTTAGTTCACCTAATACATACTTGAAACtcgtgtttaaaaaaattttttttttttgtacggtACAGGGAAAGTCAACGCCAAGGAATTTGTACGCCGCAACCGCCATATCCTTAAAAAAGATGAGCGTCGTCACCAAGCGCTTCAGATTCGAAGGAACAAGCGTGAAGAAGTGTTATCAAAGAAGCGTGCTCTAGGAGGTACAAGGAACCCTCCATTCCTGGTTTGCGTTGTTCCTTTGAATGCCCAACTCGATGTCCAGTCGGCCCTGGCTATCCTGCGGACGTGTTCTGAAGGAGCTGTTGTTACTCAGTCTGATAATGGCATCTTACACATTGGGTAAATtggttattataaaattatggattgatcaactttttcttgtttgttattctgtcccgttcaAGAGACAcagcttattttaaaaattttaatacaaatctgttattacttattttttcaggTTGCCAAACTTCAAGCAGCGTTTCTCCTTTATCTGCCCTGAAATTGACAATGATTTTGCTCTTCTTGATGTGCTGAAAATAGCAGACACGGTACTATATGTGAGCTCGGCCCTTGATGAACCAGTTGATGAGTGGGGAGAGAAAGTTCTGGCCCTCTCCATGGCTCAAGGAATGCCAACACCAGTTGTAGCAGCCATGGACATTGAAGGAGTTAATCCCAAAAAGCGTACAacagaaaaacaaaatgttcagAAGCTTGTTTCAAAATGGCTGCCAGAGGAAAAGATAATGCAGCTAGATAAGAGTTCAGATGGTTTAAATGTGTTACGTAGGATTGGCAATCAGAAACGTAATGTTCTTCACCACAGGGAGAAGAGACCGTATATGTTAGCGGAGTCTTACGAGTATGTAGCTGATGCTGAGGGGGAGAGTGGAACGTTGAAAGTCAGTGGATATTTACGGGGGATGCCACTAGATGTTAATGGTTTAGTTCATGTCACAGGGCTGGGTGATTTTCAGATGTCACGGATAGATGGGCATGAGGATCCGCATCCATTAATGTTGGGGAAGTAAGTTAATGTCACATTTTTAATCTTCATTTTTAAATCAAGATGCCTAACTGTTCTATTGCAATAACAATATCTTTTATGTTTTGAGTGTTGTTTGTTACAGGAAAGCATTTTTCTACTACTCATAAAAGGTCTAAAAAGACCAACATGTTAACAGAACAAGGAATATTTGACCAAAAGACAGTTAGATACAGGCAGCTATCAGTTGCTCCCAATTGCttgcctgataatttaaataatagtaataaagtgTAAAGTGGCctcaaaatcattaaaaaatatatttgttctGTAAATAGACCTGCAAAAATTCTACTCTGTTGCTCTTATTAAACAAAAGTGATTGTGATTCCATGTGTTAGACAACATGGCATCTGATTCATGATCACCAAACTTTCCATTAATTTGTTTGATAAATACGAGTAGCCATTTggtacaaacaaaattattaatccCAGAACCACTTTGTGTGAACATCTACTTCTTTTACAGAGAAAACTCCAACCCTGACAAAATGGAAGCAGAAGTGGTGAAAGTGTCCATTCTGCAGGTAGCTGATCCTGCTAAGCAAGAGAGCCTGGTTTCCGAGAATGTGCCCGACCCCATGGATGCTGAGCAGACCTGGCCTACTGAGGAGGAAATAGCCCAGGCTAATGCTGAGGTAAGAAGCGCTTCTTATATGTGTGACATATATTGCTAATTATTTACTGTACAGAAAGTAATTTAGCtgagaaaaaatttaaaaaggccTAAGCTTAAGTTCTGAACTCATCACTCAGTCCTTTTTTACAATCTTTAATACATAAACAAAGGTGAACCACCATAGTATgtatttgaaattttggaagTTTTACATTTTATGTATTGTTAATGTTCACagacaaacaaaacaaagaagGTTAAAAAAGTTCCGAAGGGCTGGTCGAGCTACCAGGCCGCGTGGATCGTGGAGTCCGACGCGGAGGGCGAGGGCTCCGACGGCAGCGAGGTAAGTtcatactattttatttacctgaGTGCAAGGAGAGGTATATGGTTTTTTTAGTTGAGGTATAAGTTAGTAagtattaagaaagaaagaaagaaaggtttattttggctccataagtaccacctaaaactaagactagaaccagcactaaaactatgttacttggtgacatgGCAGGATActaaaaagggtctccactcagcatgtgttgccgcacattatgtgca
This Choristoneura fumiferana chromosome 12, NRCan_CFum_1, whole genome shotgun sequence DNA region includes the following protein-coding sequences:
- the Tsr1 gene encoding tsr1 ribosome assembly factor, producing MQQAHRAGTLKQSNKSHKSRHRSKRGISAAVKGKVNAKEFVRRNRHILKKDERRHQALQIRRNKREEVLSKKRALGGTRNPPFLVCVVPLNAQLDVQSALAILRTCSEGAVVTQSDNGILHIGLPNFKQRFSFICPEIDNDFALLDVLKIADTVLYVSSALDEPVDEWGEKVLALSMAQGMPTPVVAAMDIEGVNPKKRTTEKQNVQKLVSKWLPEEKIMQLDKSSDGLNVLRRIGNQKRNVLHHREKRPYMLAESYEYVADAEGESGTLKVSGYLRGMPLDVNGLVHVTGLGDFQMSRIDGHEDPHPLMLGKENSNPDKMEAEVVKVSILQVADPAKQESLVSENVPDPMDAEQTWPTEEEIAQANAETNKTKKVKKVPKGWSSYQAAWIVESDAEGEGSDGSEEEDDDEDDEFMSCEESSSEKEEDAENDFESVTESEMGPTDDRYDATIDAEEEHELIKRLAAARQDAQFPDEVDTPQHLPARERFVRYRGLESFRSSPWDPKENLPADFARIFQFENYDRTRRRVFKEKEDSLINTYGFYVTIHIANVRQDLWKSFHSANKTAPLSVFGLLPHEHKMSLMNVVLKRTGANEDPIKSKERLIMQVGYRRFIVNPVFSQHTNGSKHKYERFFQPGSTCVATFYAPIQFSPSTVLCFKEKKSTKLQLVASGVLLSCNPDRLIVKRIVLSGHPYKVNKRSAVIRFMFFNREDVIYFKPCKLRTKYGRIGHIKEPLGTHGHMKCTFDGQLKSQDTVLLHLYKRMFPKWTYEDCIVTDKDSNDAMEQA